The Argopecten irradians isolate NY chromosome 4, Ai_NY, whole genome shotgun sequence genome has a window encoding:
- the LOC138322535 gene encoding uncharacterized protein — translation MLEIGYISAHVVGDIDLLLRLPENGLTRPLDMDDPQIDLMIRELEGVILEYATDVMNNTKLYEEALRANDITQPPHMIRDALSASELADASTLAARIFGLASPTTTIPPTTPSNTTGRTPYYNYTDILGIGHRQLNSLISITNELVGTNNTDLGIISRLTTYISQISSFLQNLEFQINNIS, via the exons ATGCTCGAGATCGGTTACATATCAGCGCATGTTGTGGGTGACATTGACCTTCTGTTGAGGCTCCCTGAAAACGGTCTAACTCGGCCACTGGACATGGATGACCCTCAAATAGACCTGATGATCAGAGAACTAGAAGGGGTCATTTTAGAATACGCTACAGATGTGATGAACAATACGAAGTTATACGAAGAAGCCTTGAGAGCAAATGACATCACGCAGCCTCCTCACATGATAAGGGACGCTCTCT CTGCCAGTGAGTTAGCCGATGCCAGTACTCTAGCTGCACGTATATTTGGACTAGCTTCTCCCACCACAACTATACCTCCTACCACCCCGTCCAACACCACAG GTCGAACCCCATATTACAACTACACAGACATCCTCGGCATAGGGCACCGGCAACTTAATTCACTGATCAG caTTACCAATGAACTTGTTGGCACCAATAACACCGACCTTGGCATTATTTCCCGCCTGACAACTTATATTTCCCAGATAAGCTCCTTCTTACAGAATTTGGAATTCCAGATCAACAACATATCATAG